In Mangifera indica cultivar Alphonso chromosome 1, CATAS_Mindica_2.1, whole genome shotgun sequence, a single genomic region encodes these proteins:
- the LOC123208649 gene encoding uncharacterized protein At4g37920: protein MANLLSSKLSISTTKPSLFNTDSNHRPLLFPFCEYSSLTTPILPFTSSSSSNLKTRQPTYCSKPKTHRSNQNFSTNVSSVANAEVGEEQIEKEVAKGYTLTQFCDKMIDVFLNEKPRVKEWRKYLLFREEWNKYRESFYNRCQTRADEETNPTMREKLVTLASKVKKIDDEMERHSDLLKEIKDNPTDINAVVARRRKDFTGDFFRYLILFSESNDSLEDRDAVSRLATRCLSAVSAYDNTLESVDTLDAAQAKFDDILNSPSIDVACDKIKSLAKAKELDSSLILLINSAWASAKESTTMKNEVKDIMYCLYKATKSSLRSIAPKEIKLLKYLLNITDPEERFSALATAFSPGSEPEAKDLKALYTTPKELHKWITIMLDAYHLNKEETDIREAKQMAQPVVIQRLFILKETIEEEYLEKNTHQDQKVQTEEFSL, encoded by the exons ATGGCCAATCTTTTAAGTTCTAAGTTATCAATTTCCACCACTAAACCATCTCTCTTTAACACCGACAGCAACCACCGCCctcttctctttcctttttgtGAATATTCATCTTTAACAACGCCCATACTTCCTTTcacttcctcttcctcttccaaCCTCAAAACTAGGCAGCCAACTTACTGCTCCAAACCAAAGACTCATCGCTCTAACCAAAATTTCA GTACTAATGTATCTAGCGTGGCTAATGCTGAAGTGGGGGAGGAGCAGATAGAAAAGGAAGTTGCTAAGGGTTACACTTTAACTCAATTTTGTGATAAGATGATTGATGTGTTCTTGAATGAGAAGCCTAGAGTTAAAGAATGGAGAAAGTATTTGTTGTTTAGAGAAGAGTGGAACAAGTATAGAGAGAGCTTTTATAACCGGTGTCAAACACGGGCAGACGAGGAAACCAATCCTACTATGAGGGAAAAATTGGTCACCCTGGCTAGCAAAGTGAAGAAG ATTGATGATGAAATGGAAAGGCATAGTGATCTTCTTAAGGAGATAAAAGACAACCCTACTGACATAAATGCAGTAGTTGCGAGGCGACGCAAAGACTTTACAGGGGATTTTTTCCGCTACCTGATTCTATTTTCAGAATCCAATGACAGTCTGGAAGATCGTGATG CTGTGTCCAGACTGGCAACCAGATGTTTGTCTGCCGTCAGTGCTTACGATAACACACTGGAAAGTGTGGATACACTAGATGCTGCCCAGGCAAAATTTGATGATATCCTCAACTCTCCATCTATAGATGTGGCTTGTGATAAGATCAAAAGCCTTGCCAAGGCAAAGGAACTTGACTCTTCATTGATTTTACTGATTAATAGTGCTTGGGCTTCTGCAAAAGAATCCACAACTATGAAGAACGAG GTTAAAGACATTATGTATTGCCTATACAAAGCCACAAAGAGCAGTCTTAGGAGCATTGCGCCCAAGGAAATAAAATTACTCAAGTATTTACTAAACATCACAGACCCTGAAGAACGATTCTCAGCATTGGCAACAGCTTTTTCACCTGGCAGTGAACCTGAAGCCAAAGACCTTAAGGCATTATACAC CACTCCCAAGGAGCTGCATAAATGGATTACAATAATGCTTGATGCGTACCATCTGAACAAGGAAGAAACTGACATTAGGGAAGCTAAGCAGATGGCTCAACCAGTAGTTATCCAAAGGTTGTTCATCCTCAAGGAAACTATTGAAGAAGAATACTTGGAAAAAAACACACATCAAGATCAAAAAGTGCAAACAGAAGAGTTCAGTCTTTAA